Proteins from a genomic interval of Rhodococcus rhodochrous:
- a CDS encoding MBL fold metallo-hydrolase: MSTSPIRVDRVVTSGTFALDGGEWEVDNNIWLVGDDSEVVVIDAAHTAQPIIDAVGGRKVVAIVCTHAHNDHITVAPELSEKLDAPILLNPADDVLWEMTHPGVAHGTLEDGERIRVAGTDIQAIATPGHSPGSTCLYLPEAGELFTGDTLFSGGPGATGRSFSDFPTIIGSIREKLFVLPAETKVHTGHGDGTTIGTESPHLEEWIKRGS; the protein is encoded by the coding sequence GTGAGCACCTCGCCGATCCGCGTCGACCGGGTCGTCACGTCGGGCACCTTCGCGCTCGACGGCGGTGAATGGGAGGTCGACAACAACATCTGGCTCGTCGGCGACGACTCCGAGGTAGTCGTGATCGACGCCGCGCACACCGCGCAGCCGATCATCGACGCCGTCGGTGGGCGGAAGGTCGTGGCGATCGTGTGCACGCACGCGCACAACGACCACATCACCGTGGCGCCGGAACTGTCCGAGAAGCTCGACGCGCCGATCCTGCTCAACCCGGCCGACGACGTGCTGTGGGAGATGACCCACCCGGGCGTCGCGCACGGCACGCTCGAGGACGGGGAGCGGATCCGTGTGGCCGGCACCGACATCCAGGCGATCGCCACCCCGGGTCACTCGCCGGGCTCGACCTGCCTGTACCTGCCGGAGGCGGGTGAGCTGTTCACCGGCGACACCCTGTTCTCCGGCGGGCCGGGCGCGACGGGCCGCTCGTTCTCGGATTTCCCGACCATCATCGGGTCGATCCGCGAGAAGCTGTTCGTCCTGCCCGCGGAGACGAAGGTGCACACCGGGCACGGCGACGGGACCACGATCGGCACCGAGTCGCCGCATCTCGAGGAGTGGATCAAGCGCGGTAGCTGA
- a CDS encoding S-(hydroxymethyl)mycothiol dehydrogenase has translation MSQTVRGVVARSKGAPVEVVPIVIPDPGPGEVVVAIAACGVCHTDLHYREGGINDEFPFLLGHEAAGVVESVGEGVDSVAVGDFVVLNWRAVCGQCRACKRGQPQYCFDTFNATQKMTLEDGTELSPALGIGAFADKTLVHAGQCTKVDPSADPAVVGLLGCGVMAGLGAAVNTGGVTRGQSVAVIGCGGVGDAAIMGARLAGAGTIIAVDRDDKKLEWATDLGATHTVNSTSADAVEAIKELTNGFGADVVIEAVGRPETYKQAFYARDLAGTVVLVGVPTPDMTLEMPLIDFFSHGGSLKSSWYGDCLPERDFPTYVDLYQQGRLPLEKFVTERIGIDDVEKAFETMHRGEVLRSVVVL, from the coding sequence ATGTCGCAAACAGTCCGCGGAGTCGTCGCTCGCTCGAAGGGAGCGCCCGTCGAGGTCGTGCCCATCGTGATCCCCGATCCCGGACCCGGTGAGGTCGTCGTCGCGATCGCCGCGTGCGGCGTGTGCCACACCGATCTGCACTACCGCGAGGGCGGCATCAACGACGAATTCCCGTTCCTGCTCGGCCACGAGGCCGCCGGTGTCGTCGAGTCCGTCGGTGAGGGCGTCGACTCGGTTGCCGTCGGCGACTTCGTCGTCCTGAACTGGCGCGCGGTGTGCGGCCAGTGTCGCGCCTGCAAGCGCGGCCAGCCGCAGTACTGCTTCGACACCTTCAACGCCACGCAGAAGATGACGCTCGAGGACGGCACCGAGCTCTCCCCGGCGCTGGGCATCGGCGCGTTCGCCGACAAGACCCTCGTCCACGCCGGCCAGTGCACCAAGGTCGACCCGAGCGCCGATCCGGCCGTCGTCGGCCTGCTCGGCTGCGGTGTCATGGCCGGTCTCGGTGCCGCCGTGAACACCGGCGGGGTCACCCGCGGCCAGTCCGTCGCCGTCATCGGCTGCGGCGGTGTCGGCGACGCCGCGATCATGGGTGCGCGCCTGGCGGGCGCCGGCACGATCATCGCCGTCGACCGCGACGACAAGAAGCTCGAGTGGGCCACCGACCTCGGCGCCACCCACACCGTCAACTCGACCTCGGCCGACGCGGTCGAGGCCATCAAGGAACTGACCAACGGTTTCGGCGCCGACGTCGTCATCGAGGCCGTGGGCCGCCCGGAGACCTACAAGCAGGCCTTCTACGCGCGCGACCTCGCCGGCACCGTCGTCCTCGTCGGCGTGCCCACCCCGGACATGACCCTCGAGATGCCGCTCATCGACTTCTTCTCGCACGGCGGCTCGCTCAAGAGCTCGTGGTACGGCGACTGCCTGCCCGAGCGCGACTTCCCGACCTACGTCGACCTGTACCAGCAGGGACGCCTGCCGCTCGAGAAGTTCGTCACCGAGCGCATCGGCATCGACGACGTCGAGAAGGCGTTCGAGACGATGCACCGCGGTGAGGTCCTCCGTTCGGTGGTGGTCTTGTGA